The following are from one region of the Silene latifolia isolate original U9 population chromosome 9, ASM4854445v1, whole genome shotgun sequence genome:
- the LOC141598833 gene encoding F-box/FBD/LRR-repeat protein At1g13570-like isoform X3 gives MACSKSSKKMRDFFENAPDLVIDKIVENLPIRIAAQTSVLSKKWRHAWLSLQRLIFDSDFQKQQENKDGSCDWRKSSRIISRILLHHNGPIRIFDLYVPDDADEDHMNLRQWISFLSKNGVQMITVIHWDSKTYIPSNIFWCSELVYLELAYCTLNPPPTCFHGFPKLKHLELLSVKFTKQNICCSLIENCRMLVTLKLGDVVGMDHVVIDAPSLQTLIFIGKFDSLAFRNVCSLKSISMCLRKMPEKLATVAAVDAVNLLASSCQLQYIHFDGYWCKFLAAGGIKISSSVTFNHLNEFRLSYLNLSDVGVFSYLLSMIECCPYIKKLNISVISGENVGEDVVDFNYNHKLDHLREVNIKGITGSSAELKLVEYLLAISIVLENLFFKPGELGIESERKMSRALMGFPRASPKARLLFVEN, from the exons ATGGCTTGTTCCAAGTCTTCTAAAAAAATGAGGGATTTTTTCGAAAATGCTCCGGATCTTGTGATTGACAAAATAGTTGAAAACTTGCCAATTCGCATAGCTGCACAGACAAGCGTGTTGTCCAAAAAATGGAGACATGCTTGGTTATCACTACAGCGTCTCATCTTTGACTCTGATTTCCAAAAACAGCAAGAAAATAAGGATGGAAGTTGTGATTGGCGAAAAAGCAGCCGTATTATTAGCAGGATACTACTCCATCACAATGGTCCCATTCGTATATTTGATCTTTATGTTCCAGATGATGCAGATGAGGATCATATGAATCTCAGACAATGGATATCTTTTCTATCTAAAAACGGAGTCCAAATGATAACAGTTATTCATTGGGATTCTAAAACGTATATTCCTTCAAATATCTTCTGGTGCAGCGAGTTAGTGTACCTAGAACTAGCCTACTGCACTTTAAATCCTCCGCCTACTTGTTTTCATGGGTTTCCTAAACTTAAGCACCTTGAGCTGCTGAGTGTTAAGTTTACTAAGCAAAACATTTGTTGTAGTTTGATTGAGAATTGTAGAATGCTGGTAACGTTAAAACTAGGGGACGTGGTTGGTATGGATCATGTTGTAATAGATGCACCTAGTCTCCAAACCTTGATATTTATAGGCAAATTTGATTCTCTAGCATTCAGAAATGTTTGCAGTCTTAAAAGCATATCAATGTGCTTACGGAAAATGCCGGAGAAACTCGCAACCGTTGCGGCAGTTGATGCTGTAAATCTTCTTGCGAGTTCTTGTCAACTTCAGTACATCCATTTTGATGGTTACTGGTGTAAG TTCTTGGCTGCAGGTGGCATCAAAATATCTTCATCGGTCACATTCAACCACCTAAACGAATTTCGTCTAAGTTACCTAAATTTGAGTGATGTCGgtgttttcagctaccttttgtCAATGATTGAATGTTGTCCGTATATTAAGAAGCTCAACATTTCA GTTATTTCAGGTGAAAATGTTGGCGAGGACGTAGTTGATTTCAATTACAACCACAAATTGGATCACCTCCGTGAGGTCAATATTAAGGGCATCACAGGATCAAGTGCGGAACTTAAATTGGTGGAATACCTTCTTGCCATTTCAATTGTCCTCGAAAATCTGTTCTTTAAGCCTGGTGAACTTGGTATTGAGTCAGAACGAAAGATGTCAAGAGCGCTGATGGGGTTCCCAAGAGCATCTCCAAAAGCGCGTCTTTTATTTGTAGAAAATTAG
- the LOC141598837 gene encoding F-box/FBD/LRR-repeat protein At1g13570-like — MACSKPSKKTEDFFGNVPDLVIDKILENLPIRMASQTSVLSKLWRHGWLSLERLNFGFDFQKQQKNKDGSCNWQKSSLIISSILFHHNGPVRDFCLYVPNDADGAQTNLSQWISFLAKNGVQRITIDNSDGHIITSYIFWCNELVYLQLANFSLNSPPTCFHGFPKLKHLELRNVEFTEQNTFCSLIENCRMLVTLKLDDWLGMDHVVIDAPSIQTLILNGDFESLAFRNVRNLKNVSMCLKKMPEKLITVETVDSVNLLASSCQLKSIEFNGHLCKFLAAGGIIGSPPVTFNNLDKLYLCNLDLSDFAILRYVLSMIECCPYIKNFYISVIPGKNVGQHIFDFNHKYKLDHLREVNIKGITGSSVELKLVEYLLAISASLENLFFQSGKCENDSELKMSRALMRFPRASTKASLVCLE, encoded by the exons ATGGCTTGTTCCAAGCCATCTAAAAAAACGGAGGATTTTTTCGGGAATGTTCCAGATTTGGTGATTGATAAAATCCTTGAGAACTTGCCGATTCGCATGGCTTCACAGACAAGCGTGCTGTCCAAACTATGGAGACATGGTTGGTTATCACTAGAGCGTCTcaactttggttttgatttccaGAAGCAGCAAAAAAATAAGGATGGAAGTTGTAATTGGCAAAAAAGCAGTCTCATTATTAGCAGTATACTATTCCATCACAATGGCCCCGTTCGTGACTTTTGTCTGTATGTTCCAAATGATGCCGATGGGGCTCAAACAAATCTTAGTCAATGGATTTCCTTTTTAGCAAAAAATGGTGTCCAAAGGATCACAATTGACAATTCAGATGGTCACATTATTACTTCTTATATCTTCTGGTGCAACGAGTTAGTGTACCTACAACTCGCCAACTTCTCTTTAAATTCTCCGCCTACTTGTTTCCATGGGTTTCCTAAACTTAAGCACCTTGAGCTGCGGAATGTTGAGTTTACTGAGCAAAACACTTTTTGTAGTTTGATTGAGAATTGCAGAATGCTGGTAACCTTAAAACTTGATGACTGGCTTGGTATGGATCATGTTGTAATCGATGCACCTAGTATCCAAACCTTGATATTGAATGGTGATTTTGAGTCTCTAGCTTTCAGAAATGTTCGCAATCTTAAAAACGTATCAATGTGCTTGAAGAAAATGCCGGAAAAATTAATAACCGTTGAAACAGTTGATTCTGTCAATCTTCTTGCGAGCTCTTGTCAACTTAAGTCCATTGAGTTCAATGGTCACTTGTGTAAG TTCTTGGCTGCAGGTGGCATCATAGGATCTCCTCCGGTCACATTCAACAATCTGGACAAACTTTATCTTTGTAACCTCGATTTGAGTGATTTCGCTATTCTCCGTTACGTGTTGTCCATGATTGAATGCTGTCCTTACATCAAGAATTTCTACATTTCA GTTATTCCCGGTAAAAATGTTGGCCAGCACATTTTCGACTTCAATCACAAATACAAATTGGATCACCTCCGTGAGGTCAATATTAAGGGTATCACTGGATCAAGTGTGGAACTCAAATTGGTTGAATACCTGCTTGCAATTTCAGCGTCCCTCGAAAATCTGTTCTTCCAGTCTGGGAAATGTGAGAATGATTCGGAACTGAAGATGTCAAGAGCGCTGATGAGGTTTCCTAGAGCATCTACAAAGGCTTCGCTTGTTTGTCTAGAATAA
- the LOC141598832 gene encoding F-box/FBD/LRR-repeat protein At1g13570-like isoform X3, with translation MKDFFENAPDLVIDKILENLPIRMAAQTSVLSKQWRRAWLSLKVLSFDKNFWKEQKNSDWQKCSRIISNILLYHDGLVHKFDLSIPFDTSRDRMSHSQWISFLSKNGVREILISKPFSRMDITSYIFRCGEIVRLRLIGCSLNHPPTDFSGFPNLKHLELIGVHFNKPNVFRRLIENCKVLQTLHFFSCFGMDHVVVDLPCLQSLILIGELESLAFRNIRSLKSISLYSFESLTVETFDAVNLLANSCQLQSITFDGHLFKLFVAGGIKRSSSVTFNHLNELCLRSLSLGEFGVLRDLLSMIECCPYIMKLDISVTVRENVGQDIVEFNYNYKLDHLREVIISGITGSSAELKLVEYLLAISTVLENLFLKSGELGIESKLTMSSVLMGFPRASPKARLSFLAN, from the exons ATGAAGGATTTTTTCGAAAATGCTCCGGATCTTGTGATTGACAAAATCCTTGAAAACTTGCCGATTCGCATGGCTGCACAGACAAGCGTGTTGTCCAAACAATGGAGACGTGCTTGGTTATCACTAAAGGTCCTATCCTTTGACAAAAATTTCTGGAAGGAGCAAAAAAATTCTGATTGGCAAAAATGCAGCCGAATTATTAGTAACATTCTCCTCTATCACGATGGTCTCGTTCATAAATTTGATCTTAGTATTCCGTTTGATACATCTAGGGATCGTATGAGTCACAGCCAATGGATATCTTTTCTATCTAAAAATGGAGTCAGAGAGATCTTAATTTCAAAGCCGTTTTCTAGAATGGATATTACTTCTTACATCTTCCGTTGCGGCGAGATAGTACGCCTAAGGCTTATAGGCTGCAGTTTAAATCATCCACCTACTGATTTCAGTGGTTTTCCTAATCTCAAGCACCTTGAGCTGATAGGTGTCCACTTCAACAAACCAAACGTTTTCCGTAGATTGATTGAAAATTGTAAAGTTCTGCAAACGTTACACTTTTTCAGTTGTTTTGGTATGGATCATGTTGTGGTAGATTTGCCTTGTCTCCAATCCTTGATATTGATCGGTGAACTTGAGTCTCTAGCTTTCAGAAATATCCGCAGTCTTAAAAGCATATCACTTTACTCTTTCGAGTCCTTGACTGTGGAAACATTTGATGCTGTCAATCTTCTTGCAAATTCTTGTCAACTTCAGTCCATCACATTTGATGGTCACTTGTTTAAG TTATTTGTTGCAGGTGGTATCAAAAGATCTTCATCGGTCACATTCAACCACCTAAACGAACTTTGTCTAAGAAGTTTAAGTCTCGGTGAATTTGGTGTTCTCCGTGACCTTCTGTCCATGATTGAATGTTGTCCCTACATTATGAAGCTCGACATTTCA GTAACTGTACGTGAAAATGTTGGTCAGGACATCGTTGAATTCAACTACAACTACAAATTGGATCACCTCCGTGAGGTCATTATTTCGGGTATCACAGGATCAAGTGCGGAACTCAAATTGGTTGAATACCTGCTTGCCATTTCAACTGTCCTAGAAAATCTGTTCCTAAAGTCTGGTGAACTTGGTATTGAGTCAAAACTGACGATGTCAAGTGTGTTGATGGGGTTCCCAAGAGCATCTCCAAAAGCGCGTCTTTCATTTCTAGCGAATTAG
- the LOC141598840 gene encoding F-box/FBD/LRR-repeat protein At1g13570-like, whose protein sequence is MACSKSAKNKVDYFSNAPDIVIDKILESMPIRMAARTSVLSKQWRHAWLSLEKLNFDAGFWAVTKDNSNVDWRKGSQIISGILLCHSGPVHEFDLNLPCEACMTYRHWISFLSKNGVRKIVIRNCYLKMAITTPIFWCSELVHLELSAFNLNPPPTDFIGFPNLKHLVLAEVKFITQSSFSSLIGNCRMLETLKLVNWSGMDHIVIDAPSLQTLVLNGDFQSLAFGNLRSLKSISVCLKTMPKNHTTTVATIDAVNLLASSCQLRYIKFDGHLCKLFAAGGNIRSSSVTFNNLHGLCLSNLDLSNFDAFRYLLSMVECCPYIKKLDISVISSQNVGQNIVDFNYNYKLDHLREVIISGITGSSAELKLVEYLLAISTVLENLFLKCGKLGIDSKLKMSSALMGFPRASPKARLLFLEK, encoded by the exons ATGGCTTGTTCCAAGTCTGCTAAAAACAAGGTGGATTATTTCAGCAATGCTCCGGATATTGTGATTGATAAAATCCTTGAAAGCATGCCTATTCGCATGGCTGCACGGACAAGCGTGTTGTCCAAACAATGGAGACATGCTTGGTTATCTCTAGAAAAACTCAACTTTGATGCTGGTTTCTGGGCGGTAACAAAGGACAATTCGAATGTGGATTGGCGAAAAGGCAGCCAAATTATTAGTGGTATACTCCTCTGTCACAGTGGTCCTGTTCATGAGTTCGATCTTAATCTTCCGTGTGAGGCATGTATGACTTACAGGCACTGGATATCTTTTCTATCTAAAAACGGGGTCAGAAAAATCGTAATTAGAAATTGCTATCTTAAAATGGCTATTACTACTCCTATCTTCTGGTGCAGCGAGTTAGTACACCTTGAACTCAGTGCCTTCAATTTAAATCCTCCACCTACCGATTTCATTGGTTTTCCTAATCTTAAACACCTTGTGCTGGCGGAAGTTAAGTTTATCACGCAAAGCAGTTTTTCTAGTTTGATTGGAAATTGCAGAATGCTTGAAACATTAAAACTTGTGAATTGGAGCGGTATGGATCATATTGTAATAGATGCACCTAGTCTCCAGACCCTGGTATTAAATGGTGATTTTCAGTCTCTAGCTTTCGGAAATCTTCGCAGTCTTAAAAGTATATCAGTGTGCTTGAAGACAATGCCGAAAAATCACACGACTACTGTTGCAACAATTGATGCTGTCAATCTTCTTGCAAGTTCTTGTCAACTTCGGTACATCAAGTTTGATGGTCACTTGTGTAAG TTATTTGCTGCAGGTGGCAACATAAGATCTTCATCGGTCACATTCAACAACCTACATGGACTTTGTCTAAGTAATCTTGATTTGAGTAATTTTGATGCTTTCCGTTACCTTTTGTCCATGGTCGAATGTTGTCCCTACATAAAGAAGCTCGACATTTCA GTTATTTCAAGTCAAAATGTTGGCCAGAACATCGTTGACTTCAATTACAACTACAAATTGGATCACCTCCGTGAGGTCATTATTTCGGGTATTACAGGATCAAGTGCGGAACTCAAATTGGTTGAATACCTGCTTGCCATTTCAACTGTCCTAGAAAATCTGTTCCTCAAGTGTGGTAAACTTGGTATTGATTCAAAACTGAAAATGTCAAGTGCGCTGATGGGGTTTCCAAGAGCATCTCCAAAAGCGCGTCTTTTATTTCTAGAAAAATAG
- the LOC141598833 gene encoding F-box/FBD/LRR-repeat protein At1g13570-like isoform X4 — protein sequence MKDFFENAPDLVIDKILENLPIRMAAQTSVLSKQWRRAWLSLKILFFDSDFWKHSDWQKCSRIISNILLYHDGLVHKFDLRIPFDTSKDCMSHSQWISFLSKNGVRDLFIGNNPSSRIDISSYIFQCKKIVRLMLIGCNLNSPPTDFSGFPNLRSLILLDVHFNKPNVFHSLIENCKVLETLHLFSWFGMDHVVVDLPRLQTLELFGDFESLAFRNIRCLKSISLHSLKSLTVETFDAANLLANSCQLQSITFDGQLFKLFVAGGIKRSSSVTFKHLNELCLSNLRLSEFGVLRDLLSMIECCPYIMKLDISVTVGVNVGQDIVEFNYNYKLDHLREVIIKGITGSSAELKLVEYLLAISTVLENLFLKSGELGIESKLKMSSALMGFPRASPKARLSFLEN from the exons ATGAAGGATTTTTTCGAAAATGCTCCGGATCTTGTGATTGACAAAATCCTTGAAAACTTGCCGATTCGCATGGCTGCACAGACAAGCGTGTTGTCCAAACAATGGAGACGTGCTTGGTTATCACTAAAGATCCTTTTCTTTGACAGTGATTTTTGGAAACATTCTGATTGGCAAAAATGCAGCCGAATTATTAGTAACATTCTCCTCTATCACGATGGTCTCGTTCATAAATTTGATCTTCGTATTCCGTTTGATACATCGAAGGATTGTATGAGTCACAGCCAATGGATATCTTTTCTATCTAAAAATGGAGTTAGAGACTTATTCATTGGAAATAATCCGTCTTCTAGAATTGATATTTCTTCTTACATCTTCCAGTGCAAAAAGATAGTACGCCTAATGCTTATTGGCTGCAATTTAAATTCTCCCCCTACTGATTTCAGTGGTTTTCCTAATCTCAGGAGCCTTATACTGTTAGATGTCCACTTTAACAAACCAAACGTTTTCCATAGTTTGATTGAAAATTGTAAAGTTCTGGAAACGTTACACCTTTTTAGTTGGTTTGGTATGGATCATGTTGTAGTAGATTTGCCTCGTCTCCAAACCTTGGAATtgtttggcgattttgagtctcTAGCTTTCCGAAATATCCGTTGTCTTAAAAGCATATCATTGCACTCCTTGAAGTCCTTGACTGTGGAAACATTTGATGCTGCCAATCTTCTTGCAAATTCTTGTCAACTTCAGTCCATCACATTTGATGGTCAATTGTTTAAG TTATTTGTTGCAGGTGGTATCAAAAGATCTTCATCGGTCACATTCAAACACCTAAACGAACTTTGTCTTAGTAATCTAAGGCTGAGTGAATTTGGTGTTCTCCGTGATCTTCTGTCCATGATTGAATGTTGTCCCTACATTATGAAGCTCGACATTTCA GTAACTGTAGGTGTAAATGTTGGCCAGGACATTGTTGAATTCAACTACAACTACAAATTGGATCACCTCCGTGAGGTCATTATTAAGGGTATCACAGGATCAAGTGCGGAGCTCAAATTGGTTGAATACCTGCTTGCCATTTCAACTGTCCTAGAAAATCTGTTCCTAAAGTCTGGTGAACTTGGTATTGAGTCAAAACTGAAGATGTCAAGTGCGTTGATGGGGTTCCCAAGAGCATCTCCAAAAGCGCGTCTTTCATTTCTAGAGAATTAG